A window of the Streptomyces finlayi genome harbors these coding sequences:
- a CDS encoding AMP-dependent synthetase/ligase yields the protein MSDTKTLIDNRPPSVANLFIDRVAATPDGEAYRYPVPAASGQGPDDWKSLSWAQAAERVYAIAAGLIALGAQPEERVALASSTRVEWILVDLGVMCAGAATTTIYPSTNAEECAFILTDSESRFLVAEDAAQLAKARERRSELPDLAHVVVIDPTGVEPAADDPEGWILTLADLEARGAAYLEKNPDAVTDRVSAITAEQLATLIYTSGTTGRPKGVRLPHDNWSYMAKATVAAVELSTDDVQYLWLPLAHVFGKVLTSGQIEVGHVTAVDGRVDKIIENLPVVQPTYMAAVPRIFEKVYNGVAAKARAGGGAKYKIFLWAAGVAREYAKVSQDNFRRTGTASVPFALGAKHKVADTLVFAKIREAFGGRLRACVSGSAALAPDIGFFFAGAGIHILEGYGLTETSAASFVNPSDAYRTGTVGKPLPGTEIRIADDGEILLRGPGLMEGYHRLPEKTAEVLESDGWFHTGDIGELSVDGYLRITDRKKDLIKTSSGKYIAPAEVEGQFKAVCPFVSNILVHGADRNFCTALIALDEPTLMGWAAENGLGGKSYAEVVAAPKTVELIEGYVKRLNEGLQRWQTVKRFRLLPRDLDIEHGELTPSLKLKRPVVEREYKQLIEDMYAGSREA from the coding sequence GTGAGCGACACAAAGACCCTGATCGATAACCGACCGCCCTCCGTGGCGAACCTCTTCATCGACCGCGTGGCCGCCACGCCGGACGGAGAGGCGTACCGCTACCCGGTGCCCGCCGCCTCCGGCCAGGGCCCCGACGACTGGAAGTCGCTCAGCTGGGCGCAGGCCGCCGAACGGGTCTACGCCATCGCGGCCGGCCTGATCGCGCTGGGCGCCCAGCCGGAGGAGCGGGTCGCACTCGCCTCCTCGACCCGGGTCGAGTGGATCCTCGTCGACCTCGGCGTGATGTGCGCGGGTGCCGCCACCACCACGATCTACCCCTCGACGAACGCCGAAGAGTGCGCCTTCATCCTGACCGACTCCGAGAGCCGCTTCCTGGTCGCAGAGGACGCCGCCCAGCTCGCGAAGGCACGGGAGCGGCGCTCCGAGCTGCCGGACCTCGCCCATGTCGTCGTCATCGACCCGACCGGTGTCGAGCCCGCCGCCGACGACCCCGAGGGCTGGATCCTCACCCTCGCGGACCTGGAGGCCAGGGGCGCCGCGTACCTGGAGAAGAACCCGGACGCGGTCACGGACCGGGTCTCGGCGATCACCGCCGAGCAGCTCGCGACTCTCATCTACACATCGGGGACCACCGGCCGCCCCAAGGGCGTACGGCTGCCGCACGACAACTGGTCGTACATGGCCAAGGCCACCGTCGCCGCCGTGGAGCTCTCCACGGACGACGTCCAGTACCTGTGGCTGCCGCTCGCGCACGTCTTCGGCAAGGTCCTCACCTCGGGCCAGATCGAGGTCGGCCACGTCACCGCCGTCGACGGCCGCGTCGACAAGATCATCGAGAACCTTCCGGTGGTCCAGCCGACGTACATGGCCGCCGTCCCCCGGATCTTCGAGAAGGTCTACAACGGGGTCGCAGCCAAGGCGCGGGCCGGTGGCGGCGCGAAGTACAAGATCTTCCTGTGGGCCGCCGGGGTCGCCCGGGAGTACGCGAAGGTGTCGCAGGACAACTTCCGCCGCACCGGCACGGCCTCCGTGCCGTTCGCGCTCGGCGCCAAGCACAAGGTCGCCGACACCCTGGTCTTCGCCAAGATCCGTGAGGCGTTCGGCGGACGGCTCCGTGCCTGTGTCTCCGGCTCCGCTGCGCTCGCCCCCGACATCGGCTTCTTCTTCGCGGGCGCCGGCATCCACATCCTGGAGGGTTACGGACTCACGGAGACGAGCGCCGCCTCCTTCGTGAACCCGAGCGACGCCTACCGCACCGGCACGGTCGGCAAGCCGCTCCCCGGCACCGAGATCCGCATCGCGGACGACGGCGAGATCCTGCTGCGCGGCCCCGGCCTCATGGAGGGCTACCACCGGCTGCCCGAGAAGACCGCCGAGGTGCTGGAGTCCGACGGCTGGTTCCACACGGGCGACATCGGCGAGCTGTCGGTGGACGGCTACCTGCGGATCACCGACCGCAAGAAGGACCTGATCAAGACGTCCAGCGGCAAGTACATCGCCCCGGCGGAGGTCGAGGGCCAGTTCAAGGCGGTGTGCCCGTTCGTCTCCAACATCCTGGTGCACGGCGCGGACCGTAACTTCTGCACCGCCCTGATCGCACTCGACGAGCCGACCCTCATGGGCTGGGCCGCCGAGAACGGCCTGGGCGGCAAGTCGTACGCGGAGGTGGTGGCGGCGCCGAAGACGGTGGAGCTCATCGAGGGGTACGTGAAGCGCCTCAACGAGGGCCTCCAGCGCTGGCAGACGGTCAAGAGGTTCCGGCTGCTGCCGCGCGACCTCGACATCGAGCACGGCGAGCTCACCCCGAGCCTGAAGCTGAAGCGTCCGGTCGTCGAGCGCGAGTACAAGCAGCTCATCGAGGACATGTACGCGGGGTCCCGCGAGGCGTGA
- a CDS encoding ComEC/Rec2 family competence protein — protein sequence MSAPDVHTASGGRLGASDPRQEGPADLRLVPPALAVWAASALALGAPWPRVAAAVVACVCVAAGFLVRAARAARAVSPGCPESSGQPGRRLRATAVAAVLLSAAAGASAAGLYGADVRQGPLPGLADTYSRVTVEATVTSDPRRTRPRVQGDHSTPVTLLLDAEAGRLTTADGAVTRLRTPVLVMISPGDAAASWQRLLPSTRIRVTGGLAPPQRDGERIAAVLRTDADDPPLVTGGPTRLQRTAGELRSGLREASDGLDADARALLPGLVVGDTSRVTPELQDAFKATDLTHLLSVSGANLSILLFLLIGPPGTALRAERRGLAPRLGISLRTTALIGGGLTLAFVVVCRPEPSVLRAAVCGLITLLAIGTGRRRSLIPALAAAVLLLVLYDPWLARSYGFLLSVLATGALLTLAPRWSAALRSRRVPARIAEVIAAAAAAQAVCAPVVVVLASRVSLVAVPCNLLAEFAVAPATVLGFAALAVAPVAMPVAGLLARIAGWPVGWIASVARTGAALPGAVADWPGGWRGAALLAALTLLLVLVARRLARHPWVCSAAALLLVLAVLRPVPLTRIMTGWPPPHWAFALCDVGQGDAMVLAAGDGTGVVVDTGPEPRLVDRCLRDLGVTRVPLLLLTHFHADHVRGLPGVLRGRAVGAIQTTSLEEPPEQAEFVRRTAAEAGVAVVRAVPGERRRTGPLDWRILWPGERGPGAGPGFVTEEPNDSSITLLVRSGKLTLLLLGDLEPPAQRGLLRSHPALPRVDVLKVAHHGSAYQDAALLRGVRPRFALISAGTDNPYGHPSARTVEALTDGGARVLRTDEDGAIAITGSGTALTAVGSS from the coding sequence ATGAGCGCCCCGGACGTCCATACGGCATCGGGCGGCAGGCTGGGCGCGTCCGACCCGCGGCAGGAAGGGCCTGCCGACCTGCGTCTGGTCCCGCCCGCACTGGCGGTGTGGGCCGCCTCGGCACTCGCACTCGGGGCACCCTGGCCCCGGGTGGCCGCGGCGGTGGTGGCGTGCGTCTGTGTGGCCGCGGGCTTCCTGGTCCGGGCGGCGCGGGCGGCGCGGGCGGTTTCGCCCGGCTGCCCGGAGTCGTCCGGGCAGCCGGGCAGGCGGCTGCGGGCGACCGCGGTCGCCGCCGTGCTGCTGTCCGCGGCGGCAGGGGCCTCGGCCGCCGGGCTGTACGGCGCCGACGTCAGGCAAGGCCCGCTCCCCGGTCTGGCGGACACCTACAGCCGGGTCACGGTCGAGGCCACGGTCACGTCGGACCCGCGCCGGACCCGGCCGCGCGTACAGGGCGACCACAGCACCCCGGTCACCCTGCTCCTGGACGCCGAGGCCGGGCGGCTGACCACCGCCGACGGGGCCGTCACCCGACTCCGTACGCCGGTACTCGTCATGATCTCGCCCGGTGACGCGGCGGCGAGCTGGCAGCGACTGCTGCCCTCCACCCGCATCCGCGTGACCGGCGGGCTCGCGCCTCCGCAACGGGACGGGGAACGTATCGCTGCCGTCCTGCGCACCGACGCGGACGACCCGCCCCTGGTCACCGGAGGACCCACCCGCCTCCAGCGCACGGCCGGCGAACTGCGCTCAGGTCTGCGCGAGGCGAGTGACGGGCTGGACGCGGACGCACGGGCGCTGCTCCCCGGGCTGGTCGTGGGCGACACCTCGCGCGTCACCCCCGAGCTCCAGGACGCCTTCAAGGCCACCGACCTCACTCACTTGTTGTCTGTATCGGGGGCGAATCTCTCGATCCTGCTCTTCCTGCTCATCGGGCCACCGGGCACGGCCCTGCGGGCCGAACGCCGGGGTCTGGCACCCCGCCTGGGGATCTCCTTGCGGACGACCGCGCTCATCGGCGGCGGGCTCACCCTTGCCTTCGTCGTGGTCTGCCGTCCCGAGCCGAGTGTTCTGCGCGCGGCGGTCTGCGGGCTGATCACCCTGCTCGCCATCGGGACGGGCCGTCGCAGATCCCTGATTCCCGCTCTGGCCGCCGCCGTGCTGCTGCTGGTGCTGTACGACCCGTGGCTGGCCCGCAGTTACGGGTTCCTGCTCTCCGTCCTGGCCACCGGGGCGCTGCTCACCCTCGCGCCCCGGTGGAGCGCCGCGCTGCGCAGCCGCCGGGTGCCGGCCCGGATCGCTGAAGTGATCGCCGCGGCCGCCGCCGCCCAGGCGGTGTGCGCACCCGTCGTGGTCGTCCTCGCCTCGCGCGTGAGTCTGGTGGCGGTTCCGTGCAATCTGCTCGCGGAGTTCGCCGTGGCGCCTGCGACGGTGCTCGGGTTCGCGGCCCTCGCCGTCGCCCCGGTCGCCATGCCGGTGGCCGGACTGCTGGCCCGGATCGCGGGATGGCCGGTCGGATGGATCGCGTCCGTTGCACGCACCGGGGCGGCGCTTCCCGGAGCGGTGGCCGACTGGCCCGGCGGCTGGCGGGGCGCGGCACTGCTCGCCGCCCTCACCCTGCTGCTCGTGCTCGTCGCCCGGCGGCTGGCCCGGCACCCCTGGGTCTGTTCGGCCGCCGCCCTGCTCCTGGTCCTCGCGGTGCTCCGGCCCGTGCCGCTCACCCGGATCATGACCGGATGGCCACCGCCCCACTGGGCCTTCGCCCTGTGCGATGTGGGGCAGGGCGACGCCATGGTCCTCGCGGCGGGCGACGGTACGGGGGTGGTCGTCGATACGGGTCCCGAACCCCGGCTCGTCGACCGGTGCCTGCGTGATCTGGGGGTCACCCGGGTGCCGCTGCTGCTCCTCACCCATTTCCATGCCGACCACGTCAGGGGCCTTCCCGGGGTGCTGCGCGGCCGGGCGGTGGGGGCGATCCAGACGACGAGCCTGGAGGAGCCGCCCGAGCAGGCGGAGTTCGTACGGAGGACGGCGGCGGAGGCAGGGGTCGCCGTGGTGCGGGCGGTCCCGGGGGAGCGCCGCAGGACCGGTCCGCTCGACTGGCGGATCCTGTGGCCGGGGGAGAGGGGGCCGGGTGCCGGACCCGGCTTCGTGACGGAGGAGCCCAACGACTCCAGCATCACCCTCCTCGTCCGGTCGGGAAAACTGACGCTGCTGCTCCTCGGCGATCTCGAACCCCCCGCCCAGCGCGGGCTGTTGCGCAGCCACCCGGCGCTGCCCCGGGTGGACGTCCTGAAGGTGGCGCACCATGGCTCCGCCTACCAGGACGCGGCGTTGCTGCGCGGTGTGCGGCCGAGATTCGCCCTCATCTCGGCCGGCACGGACAATCCGTACGGGCACCCGTCGGCCCGAACGGTCGAGGCCCTGACCGACGGGGGAGCGAGAGTGCTGCGGACGGACGAGGACGGGGCCATCGCGATCACGGGCTCGGGCACGGCGCTTACCGCGGTCGGCAGTTCATGA
- a CDS encoding arylamine N-acetyltransferase family protein, with protein MNPQAPQTDTVPEHADAPVEARVDAYLERIGAVRPARADADALRELQLCHLMTVPFENLSVHFGEDIVLEEGALLDKVVDARRGGFCYELNGAFAFLLRALGFRVTLLQARVFGDGGQLGIPYDHMALRVETDDGTGPWLADVGFGDHAQWPLALDDRTEQEDPRGVFRFREAPQGDVDLLRDGSREFRLDLRPRTSAEFKVGAWYHSTSPDSHFLRSVVCSRVTDDGRVTLSGRKLVTTVRGERHETPLATDAEVLAAYRDHFGLVLERLPEVRERVISSDLR; from the coding sequence ATGAATCCGCAAGCCCCGCAGACCGACACCGTTCCCGAGCACGCCGATGCACCTGTGGAAGCCCGGGTCGACGCCTACCTGGAGCGCATCGGCGCCGTCCGCCCGGCTCGTGCCGACGCGGATGCCCTGCGCGAGCTCCAGCTCTGCCATCTGATGACGGTCCCCTTCGAGAACCTCTCGGTCCACTTCGGCGAGGACATCGTCCTGGAGGAGGGCGCCCTCCTCGACAAGGTGGTGGACGCCCGGCGCGGCGGCTTCTGTTACGAGCTGAACGGCGCCTTCGCCTTTCTGCTGCGCGCCCTCGGCTTCCGCGTCACGCTGCTCCAGGCAAGGGTGTTCGGCGACGGTGGACAGCTCGGCATCCCGTACGACCACATGGCGCTGCGCGTCGAGACGGACGACGGCACCGGTCCCTGGCTGGCCGACGTCGGATTCGGTGACCACGCCCAGTGGCCGCTCGCACTCGACGACCGGACCGAGCAGGAGGACCCGCGGGGGGTGTTCCGGTTCCGGGAGGCTCCGCAGGGCGATGTGGATCTGCTGCGCGACGGCTCACGCGAGTTCCGCCTCGACCTTCGACCGAGGACGTCGGCCGAATTCAAGGTAGGAGCCTGGTACCACAGCACCTCGCCCGACTCCCACTTCCTGCGGTCCGTCGTCTGCTCCCGGGTCACGGACGACGGCAGGGTGACGCTCAGCGGCCGGAAGCTCGTCACGACGGTGCGGGGTGAACGGCACGAGACGCCCCTGGCCACCGACGCCGAGGTGCTGGCCGCCTATCGCGACCACTTCGGGCTGGTACTCGAACGGCTCCCCGAGGTGCGGGAGCGAGTCATCAGTTCGGACCTTCGTTAA
- the holA gene encoding DNA polymerase III subunit delta, translating into MATRRNSTDDLLAPITLAVGQEDLLLDRAVQQVVAAARASDADTDVRDLSSDQLQPGTLAELTSPSLFAERKVVIVRNAHDLSADTVKDVKAYASAPAEEITLVLLHAGGAKGKGLLDAIRKAGAREVACPKTTKPAERLSFVRSEFRALGRSATPEACQSLVDSIGSDLRELASAVSQLVADVEGTIDEAVVGRYYTGRAEASSFAVADRAVEGRAAEALEALRWSLSTGVAPVLITSALAQGVRAIGKLSSARGGRPADLARELGMPPWKIDRVRQQMRGWTPDGVSDALRAVAAADAGVKGGGDDPEYALEKAVVAVARAARAGR; encoded by the coding sequence ATGGCCACCAGAAGGAATTCCACCGACGACCTGCTCGCCCCCATCACCCTCGCGGTGGGCCAGGAGGACCTCCTCCTCGACCGTGCCGTGCAGCAGGTGGTGGCGGCGGCCCGTGCTTCCGACGCCGACACGGACGTCCGCGATCTCAGCTCCGACCAGCTGCAGCCGGGCACCCTCGCCGAGCTGACCAGCCCCTCGCTCTTCGCCGAGCGCAAGGTGGTGATCGTGCGCAACGCACACGATCTCTCCGCCGACACGGTCAAGGACGTCAAGGCCTACGCGAGCGCGCCGGCCGAGGAGATCACCCTCGTCCTGCTGCACGCGGGCGGGGCCAAGGGCAAGGGGCTGCTGGACGCGATCCGGAAGGCCGGCGCGCGCGAGGTCGCCTGCCCCAAGACCACGAAGCCGGCCGAGCGGCTGTCCTTCGTCCGGTCGGAGTTCCGGGCGCTCGGGCGTTCGGCGACTCCCGAGGCGTGCCAGTCCCTGGTGGATTCCATCGGCAGTGACCTGCGGGAGCTGGCGAGCGCGGTCTCCCAGCTGGTGGCCGACGTCGAGGGCACCATCGACGAGGCGGTCGTCGGGCGCTACTACACGGGGCGGGCGGAAGCCTCCTCCTTCGCCGTCGCCGACCGTGCGGTCGAGGGCCGGGCGGCGGAGGCCCTGGAGGCCCTGCGCTGGTCCCTGTCCACCGGGGTCGCCCCCGTGCTGATCACCAGCGCCCTCGCCCAGGGGGTCCGCGCGATCGGGAAGCTCTCCTCGGCGCGGGGCGGGCGGCCCGCGGATCTGGCCCGTGAGCTCGGGATGCCGCCGTGGAAGATCGACCGGGTGCGTCAGCAGATGCGGGGCTGGACGCCGGACGGGGTCTCGGACGCGTTGCGCGCGGTCGCGGCGGCGGACGCGGGGGTGAAGGGCGGTGGGGACGATCCGGAGTACGCCCTGGAGAAGGCCGTGGTCGCTGTCGCGCGGGCCGCGCGGGCCGGTCGGTAG
- the lepA gene encoding translation elongation factor 4 has translation MPATPTNVPEPSRTDPALIRNFCIIAHIDHGKSTLADRMLQLTGVVDVRQMRAQYLDRMDIERERGITIKSQAVRLPWAPNLGEDQGTTHILNMIDTPGHVDFTYEVSRSLAACEGTVLLVDAAQGIEAQTLANLYLAMENDLTIIPVLNKIDLPAAQPEKFSEELANLIGCQPEDVLRVSAKTGVGVDALLNRVVRDVPAPVGKADEAARAMIFDSVYDPYRGVVTYVRVIDGQLNRRERIRMMSTGATHELLEIGVSSPEMTPADGIGVGEVGYIITGVKDVRQSKVGDTITSLHNGATEALGGYKDPKPMVFSGLYPLDGSDYPDLREALDKLQLNDAALVYEPETSAALGFGFRVGFLGLLHLDVVRERLEREFGLELIATAPNVVYRVEMEDGTEHIVTNPSEFPEGKIDKVHEPVVRATVLAPSEFIGAIMELCQNRRGTLLGMDYLSEDRVEIRYTLPLAEIVFDFFDQLKSKTRGYASLDYEPTGEQSAQLVKVDILLHGDKVDAFSAVTHKDKAYAYGVRLVAKLQKLIPRQNFEVPIQAAIGARVIARETVRAIRKDVLAKCYGGDISRKRKLLEKQKEGKKRMKMVGNVEVPQDAFISVLSTDESAGESKAKK, from the coding sequence GTGCCCGCGACTCCTACCAACGTGCCCGAGCCGAGCCGTACCGACCCGGCGCTGATCCGCAACTTCTGCATCATCGCCCACATCGACCACGGCAAGTCGACGCTTGCCGACCGGATGCTTCAGCTGACCGGTGTGGTCGACGTGCGGCAGATGCGTGCTCAGTACCTCGACCGGATGGACATCGAGCGCGAGCGCGGCATCACCATCAAGTCCCAGGCGGTACGTCTGCCGTGGGCACCCAACTTGGGCGAGGACCAGGGCACCACCCACATCCTCAACATGATCGACACCCCGGGCCACGTGGACTTCACGTACGAGGTGTCCCGTTCGCTCGCCGCCTGCGAGGGCACGGTTCTGCTGGTGGACGCGGCGCAGGGCATCGAGGCCCAGACCCTCGCCAACCTGTACCTGGCGATGGAGAACGACCTCACCATCATTCCGGTGCTCAACAAGATCGACCTGCCGGCCGCGCAGCCCGAGAAGTTCTCCGAAGAACTGGCCAACCTCATCGGCTGCCAGCCGGAGGACGTCCTCAGGGTCTCCGCGAAGACCGGTGTCGGCGTGGACGCGCTGCTGAACCGGGTGGTGCGGGATGTCCCGGCCCCCGTCGGCAAGGCGGACGAGGCGGCCCGCGCGATGATCTTCGACTCGGTCTACGACCCGTACCGCGGTGTCGTCACCTACGTCCGTGTCATCGACGGTCAGCTCAACAGGCGCGAGCGCATCCGGATGATGTCCACGGGCGCCACCCACGAGCTGCTGGAGATCGGTGTCTCCTCGCCGGAGATGACCCCGGCCGACGGTATCGGCGTGGGCGAGGTCGGCTACATCATCACCGGCGTGAAGGACGTCCGGCAGTCCAAGGTCGGTGACACCATCACCTCCCTGCACAACGGGGCGACCGAGGCGCTGGGCGGCTACAAGGACCCCAAGCCGATGGTGTTCTCCGGTCTCTACCCGCTGGACGGCTCGGACTACCCCGACCTGCGCGAGGCCCTCGACAAGCTCCAGCTCAACGACGCCGCCCTGGTGTACGAGCCGGAGACGTCCGCGGCGCTCGGCTTCGGCTTCCGTGTCGGCTTCCTCGGGCTGCTCCACCTCGACGTGGTCCGTGAGCGACTGGAGCGCGAGTTCGGCCTGGAGCTCATCGCCACCGCCCCGAACGTGGTCTACCGCGTCGAGATGGAGGACGGCACCGAGCACATCGTCACCAACCCGAGCGAGTTCCCCGAGGGCAAGATCGACAAGGTGCACGAACCGGTCGTCCGGGCCACGGTCCTGGCGCCCAGCGAGTTCATCGGCGCGATCATGGAGCTCTGCCAGAACCGGCGCGGCACCCTGCTCGGCATGGACTACCTCTCCGAGGACCGGGTCGAGATCCGTTACACCCTGCCGCTCGCCGAGATCGTCTTCGACTTCTTCGACCAGCTGAAGTCCAAGACCCGGGGGTACGCCTCGCTCGACTACGAGCCCACGGGCGAGCAGTCCGCCCAGCTCGTCAAGGTCGACATCCTGCTGCACGGCGACAAGGTCGACGCGTTCTCCGCCGTCACGCACAAGGACAAGGCGTACGCGTACGGCGTCCGGCTCGTCGCCAAGCTGCAGAAGCTCATCCCCCGGCAGAACTTCGAGGTGCCGATCCAGGCGGCCATCGGCGCCCGGGTCATCGCCCGTGAGACCGTCCGCGCCATCCGCAAGGACGTCCTCGCCAAGTGTTACGGCGGTGACATCTCCCGTAAGCGGAAGCTGCTGGAGAAGCAGAAGGAAGGCAAGAAGCGCATGAAGATGGTCGGCAACGTGGAAGTTCCGCAGGACGCCTTCATCTCCGTGCTGTCGACGGACGAGTCGGCCGGCGAGAGCAAGGCCAAGAAGTAA
- the rpsT gene encoding 30S ribosomal protein S20: MANIKSQIKRNKTNEKARLRNKAVKSSLKTSIRKAREAAASGDVEKATVAVREASRQLDKAVSKNVIHKNAAANKKSALALKVAALQG, translated from the coding sequence GTGGCGAACATCAAGTCCCAGATCAAGCGGAACAAGACGAACGAGAAGGCGCGCCTGCGCAACAAGGCCGTCAAGTCGTCGCTCAAGACCTCGATCCGCAAGGCCCGTGAGGCTGCCGCTTCCGGCGACGTCGAGAAGGCCACTGTGGCCGTCCGTGAGGCGTCGCGTCAGCTGGACAAGGCTGTCTCGAAGAACGTCATCCACAAGAACGCTGCCGCCAACAAGAAGTCGGCGCTCGCGCTCAAGGTTGCCGCCCTTCAGGGCTGA
- a CDS encoding ComEA family DNA-binding protein: protein MRHSTARHGRRRPARGRAAAVAAASRQRADELMAVAVADGAEPARSAPPVGEAGRARPGWRDRAVPAVRERLPLWLQLRCGLEPKTLASLGAVMVAAAILAGMHFWSARPQAVTAPGPVKDSAAATVTAAPAPAVQPSAGPSPTAAADGRIIVDVSGKVRRPGIQHLPPGSRVADALRAAGGVRDGTDVTALNRARVLTDGEQVVVGLPAGPWSVGGAPGAGTAEAAGPPAPVSLSTATVEQLETLPGVGPVLAQHIVDYRAEHGGYRSVDELREVNGIGDRRFEDLQPLVRP from the coding sequence GTGCGCCACAGCACCGCCCGCCATGGGCGGAGGCGGCCGGCGCGTGGGCGGGCGGCGGCGGTCGCGGCGGCCTCCCGGCAGCGAGCGGACGAGCTGATGGCGGTGGCGGTGGCGGACGGAGCCGAACCGGCCCGGTCGGCCCCGCCCGTGGGTGAGGCGGGAAGGGCACGGCCGGGGTGGCGGGACCGGGCCGTTCCCGCGGTGCGGGAGCGGCTGCCGCTGTGGCTGCAATTACGCTGCGGCCTGGAGCCGAAGACCCTCGCGTCGCTCGGCGCGGTGATGGTCGCGGCGGCGATTCTGGCGGGAATGCACTTCTGGTCGGCCCGGCCGCAGGCCGTCACAGCCCCCGGACCGGTGAAGGACAGTGCCGCCGCCACGGTCACCGCCGCTCCCGCGCCTGCGGTGCAGCCGTCGGCGGGTCCGTCGCCCACGGCTGCGGCGGACGGGCGGATCATCGTCGATGTGAGCGGCAAGGTGCGGCGGCCGGGCATCCAGCATCTGCCGCCCGGGTCGAGGGTGGCGGACGCGCTGCGGGCCGCCGGCGGGGTACGGGACGGCACGGATGTCACGGCCCTCAACCGGGCGAGGGTCCTGACGGACGGGGAACAGGTGGTGGTGGGTCTGCCCGCCGGGCCCTGGTCCGTGGGTGGTGCGCCGGGAGCGGGGACAGCGGAGGCAGCGGGGCCCCCGGCCCCGGTCAGCCTCAGTACGGCGACCGTCGAGCAGCTCGAAACCCTGCCGGGCGTGGGGCCGGTACTCGCCCAGCACATCGTCGACTACCGCGCCGAGCACGGCGGATACCGGTCCGTCGACGAACTCCGCGAGGTCAACGGGATCGGTGACCGCCGGTTCGAGGACCTCCAGCCACTGGTCAGGCCATGA